The following coding sequences lie in one Alicyclobacillus curvatus genomic window:
- a CDS encoding ribulokinase: protein MYSIGVDYGTESGRVVLLDIDNNKEIASFMVPYRHGVIEDVLPGTSEVLGPDWALQHPEDYVEVLEKGIPEVLRVAEVSSQDVIGIGVDFTSCTVLPVTKDGEPLCLLPEWKARAHAWPKLWKHHAAQGIANRINETAEARRESFISRYGGKVSSEWYFPKLLEIFENDRDVYHAAYAFMEATDWIVWYLTGRQCRNSCTAGYKAMWSEEDGIPNVEFFTALNPEFVNPVEKLGDKFYPLGTKAGTLRPEVAQRLGLSPATAIAVGNVDAMVSAPAVGVESPGTLVMVMGTSICHLALSREEIRLPGITGVVKDGIIPGLYGYEAGQAAVGDMFAWFIKHCVPESYAREAARQSLSIYEHLERLATELTPGESGLLALDWWNGNRSILADADLTGVIVGLTLATRPEEIYRALLEATAFGTKRIVDNFVEHGVPIHDLVACGGLSFKSPLLMQLYSDITGLPVTVYESEQIPARGAAIFGAVAAGSTGGGFDSIEAASDHLHPPVWKVYEPNGALRSTYDEIYQSYREIHDFFGRDSAMTLHRLKSVRVRGIQAKNS, encoded by the coding sequence ATGTACTCAATCGGAGTGGACTACGGTACTGAATCCGGTCGCGTTGTCCTCCTGGATATCGACAACAACAAAGAGATTGCTTCATTTATGGTGCCATATCGACATGGTGTGATTGAAGACGTGCTCCCGGGGACGAGCGAGGTGCTCGGTCCGGATTGGGCCTTGCAACACCCGGAGGATTACGTCGAAGTTCTCGAAAAAGGGATTCCCGAGGTCCTTCGTGTCGCTGAGGTTTCCAGTCAGGACGTCATCGGAATTGGCGTCGATTTTACATCCTGCACCGTACTGCCCGTGACAAAGGACGGAGAGCCGCTGTGCTTATTGCCGGAGTGGAAGGCACGGGCTCACGCTTGGCCAAAACTATGGAAACACCACGCTGCTCAGGGGATTGCAAATCGCATTAACGAGACAGCAGAGGCACGCCGTGAATCCTTTATTTCCCGCTACGGTGGAAAGGTATCTTCAGAATGGTATTTTCCCAAACTCCTCGAGATTTTTGAGAATGACCGCGATGTCTATCATGCAGCCTATGCATTCATGGAAGCGACAGACTGGATTGTCTGGTATTTGACCGGCCGACAGTGCCGTAACTCCTGCACAGCAGGTTACAAGGCAATGTGGTCTGAAGAAGATGGCATTCCAAACGTCGAATTCTTCACGGCTTTGAACCCTGAATTCGTGAATCCAGTTGAAAAACTCGGAGATAAATTTTACCCCCTTGGCACGAAGGCCGGAACACTTCGTCCCGAAGTCGCGCAGCGTCTCGGATTATCTCCTGCCACCGCCATTGCAGTAGGGAATGTCGACGCGATGGTGTCCGCACCCGCCGTCGGCGTGGAGTCCCCAGGGACGCTCGTTATGGTCATGGGCACTTCGATTTGTCATCTTGCGTTAAGTAGAGAAGAAATCCGTTTGCCTGGCATTACAGGTGTGGTCAAGGACGGCATCATTCCAGGACTTTACGGTTATGAAGCCGGCCAGGCCGCGGTCGGCGATATGTTTGCATGGTTTATCAAGCACTGTGTGCCCGAATCATATGCTCGTGAAGCTGCAAGGCAGAGTCTTAGTATTTATGAACACTTGGAGAGGCTGGCCACAGAACTCACACCAGGGGAAAGCGGTCTATTGGCCCTCGATTGGTGGAACGGCAACCGGAGCATCTTAGCAGATGCTGACCTCACGGGCGTTATCGTGGGTCTGACTCTGGCAACACGACCCGAGGAAATTTACCGCGCACTCCTCGAAGCGACTGCGTTCGGCACAAAGCGCATTGTCGATAACTTCGTCGAACACGGTGTCCCCATTCACGACCTTGTGGCTTGCGGTGGGCTGTCCTTCAAGAGTCCACTTTTGATGCAACTGTATTCAGACATCACGGGTCTGCCTGTGACCGTCTACGAGTCGGAACAAATCCCGGCGCGCGGTGCGGCCATCTTTGGTGCGGTTGCTGCTGGCAGCACGGGCGGGGGCTTCGACTCGATTGAAGCGGCAAGTGACCACTTGCATCCACCGGTTTGGAAAGTTTATGAGCCGAATGGGGCACTTCGCAGCACGTACGACGAAATCTATCAGTCCTACCGAGAAATCCACGACTTTTTTGGGCGCGACAGTGCGATGACACTGCACCGTTTGAAGAGTGTTCGCGTACGCGGGATTCAGGCAAAAAACAGCTGA
- a CDS encoding 2-keto-3-deoxygluconate permease, which produces MPIKKVIDKVPGGMMIIPLLIGAIIRTIFPHLADNTVFKSSFTGGLFMGASALLAAFYISLGSTIEFKAAGYILKKGVALWLGKIAVAAIIGLLIKFTVPDQNHMLLGLSALAIVAAFSDTNGGLYMALMGQFGKRAEDVAAYSIMSLESGPFFTMLILGVAGLAAFPAMAFVYAILPLVIGMVLGNLDVDMRKFLSQAQGVLIPLFALALGFGINLKNVLSAGASGLLLGLAVVIITGIVLVVLDKVTGGSGLGGIAAASTAGNAAAVPVAVAAVYTGYKGIAATATVQVAAAVIVTSILVPIITAWFSKRNDRMQTAKATVQS; this is translated from the coding sequence ATGCCAATTAAAAAAGTAATTGACAAAGTTCCAGGCGGAATGATGATTATCCCGCTCTTGATTGGGGCCATCATTCGGACCATCTTCCCACACTTGGCGGACAACACCGTATTCAAAAGCTCATTTACAGGCGGTTTGTTTATGGGCGCATCAGCGCTGTTAGCGGCCTTTTATATCTCACTCGGTTCGACCATTGAGTTTAAGGCCGCTGGCTACATCCTTAAGAAGGGTGTTGCACTTTGGCTCGGGAAAATTGCTGTAGCAGCCATTATCGGTCTGCTCATTAAGTTCACAGTGCCAGACCAGAATCACATGTTACTCGGACTCTCAGCGCTGGCTATCGTTGCAGCGTTCTCTGATACCAACGGCGGCCTCTACATGGCCCTGATGGGCCAATTCGGCAAACGAGCCGAAGACGTTGCTGCGTATTCCATTATGTCACTTGAATCCGGCCCATTTTTCACAATGTTGATTCTCGGTGTCGCGGGGCTCGCGGCTTTTCCCGCAATGGCGTTCGTGTATGCGATTTTGCCGCTCGTCATCGGAATGGTGCTCGGTAACCTTGATGTGGATATGCGGAAATTTCTGAGTCAGGCGCAAGGCGTACTCATTCCCTTGTTCGCACTTGCCCTCGGATTTGGCATCAACCTAAAGAACGTGTTGTCAGCTGGAGCCTCCGGACTTCTGCTCGGACTGGCAGTTGTCATCATTACAGGTATCGTGCTCGTTGTCCTCGACAAGGTGACCGGAGGTAGTGGTCTTGGCGGTATCGCAGCTGCTTCAACGGCTGGCAACGCAGCAGCCGTTCCCGTGGCGGTGGCAGCTGTTTATACAGGTTATAAAGGGATTGCAGCTACCGCAACGGTTCAGGTTGCTGCTGCAGTGATTGTAACCTCTATCCTGGTACCAATTATCACGGCGTGGTTCTCCAAGCGAAATGATCGGATGCAAACTGCGAAAGCCACGGTTCAATCTTAA
- the pdxA gene encoding 4-hydroxythreonine-4-phosphate dehydrogenase PdxA → MTKPIIAMTMGDPAGVGPEICVLTALSPEVTNRVHTFIIGDAKRLTEAASVLKGTGKLSALPVLRTISSVQDVKYESGVIDVLDLHNVPEELPWGQLSAAAGQCAYDYLEQAVRFAVGGTIDAICTAPLNKEAWKMAGIKFPGHTEALAALSGSPSSAMMLVNKALRVVHVTTHVSLKQAIEMATKERVLGRIRLTAESLEKFGVKNPRIAVAGLNPHAGEGGLFGAEEQQEIVPAIEEARALGLDVSGPWPPDSVYSRAANGEFDAVIAMYHDQGHIAIKMLGFDTGINVTLGLPILRTSVDHGTAFDIAGKGIAREQSMIESVLVAANFLSGSAQ, encoded by the coding sequence ATGACAAAACCAATTATCGCAATGACCATGGGCGATCCCGCTGGCGTTGGCCCCGAAATCTGCGTCCTCACAGCGCTTAGCCCTGAGGTCACCAACCGCGTGCATACATTCATCATTGGTGATGCGAAACGGCTTACTGAGGCGGCTTCCGTTCTCAAAGGGACAGGGAAACTTTCAGCGCTGCCGGTTCTTCGCACAATCAGCAGCGTACAGGATGTCAAGTACGAATCAGGCGTGATTGACGTGCTCGATCTTCACAATGTCCCGGAAGAATTGCCATGGGGACAGCTCAGTGCGGCAGCAGGTCAGTGTGCGTACGACTACCTGGAACAAGCGGTTCGATTTGCTGTCGGCGGTACGATTGATGCCATCTGCACAGCGCCGCTCAACAAGGAAGCCTGGAAAATGGCAGGCATCAAGTTCCCCGGTCATACGGAGGCTTTGGCGGCCCTATCGGGATCGCCAAGTTCAGCTATGATGCTCGTCAACAAAGCCCTCCGGGTGGTCCACGTGACAACCCATGTGAGCCTGAAACAGGCGATTGAGATGGCGACAAAAGAGCGTGTACTGGGACGCATACGCCTAACGGCTGAATCACTGGAGAAATTCGGAGTAAAAAACCCCCGAATCGCTGTCGCGGGTCTCAATCCGCACGCAGGTGAAGGTGGGCTGTTTGGAGCCGAGGAACAACAGGAAATTGTACCAGCCATCGAAGAAGCAAGAGCACTCGGCCTCGATGTCAGCGGACCATGGCCGCCCGATTCTGTGTATTCCCGGGCAGCCAACGGCGAATTTGACGCCGTCATTGCCATGTATCACGACCAAGGTCATATCGCCATTAAGATGCTCGGTTTTGACACGGGCATCAACGTCACCTTGGGGTTGCCGATTTTGCGCACCTCTGTTGACCATGGCACAGCCTTTGACATCGCAGGCAAAGGCATCGCGAGAGAACAGAGCATGATTGAATCTGTGCTGGTCGCGGCGAACTTCCTCTCTGGAAGTGCTCAGTAA
- a CDS encoding iron-containing alcohol dehydrogenase — protein sequence MEVNTGLLNTQVTCTCGKTHHVPIERVVVGENITNDLVLFLNQKGFRNLLVVADANTDEAFGGQVRSQLREAGFQVEAYVFTNRHGLLPDEAAILAVRKALHPSAGAEGAEGAEGAEGAEGAEGAEGAEGAEGAEGAEGAEGAEGAEGAEGATNCSQFRARRTDGKPCPDGVSVDVVVAVGSGVIHDIVRYVTFNEGLPFISIATAPSMDGYASGMAAMQFHGIKVTTRAWPPIAIFAELSVLMKAPFALVQSGFGDLAGKVTSLSDWILAAGLHGEYFCSMAYEMVYEPLEYVLSHADELLRRDSEAVKNLFLGLVNAGIAMAVVGNSRPCSGSEHHCSHFWDLLAFKGIREHTSHGLQVGYAVHWTALLYRYLLEERRHELLRPVLAPVVTDSFIRYASDFYGDGDREVIAFQREKAQWLASHPYVMSQPDVGVVHRALVSMMPGMPMTTLFDKLDDALSRMDIPLSPGFLEIDAEWLRQTFYHARELRARLTIFDVIASQDWLEDAMTKIFRPGESVGGK from the coding sequence ATGGAAGTGAACACAGGGCTGCTCAATACGCAGGTTACGTGCACCTGTGGCAAGACACATCATGTACCCATAGAGCGGGTGGTCGTTGGTGAGAACATCACAAACGACCTTGTTCTGTTTTTAAACCAGAAAGGGTTTCGGAACTTACTTGTTGTTGCAGATGCAAACACGGATGAAGCATTTGGCGGACAGGTCCGCAGTCAACTTCGTGAGGCAGGTTTCCAGGTTGAGGCATACGTCTTTACAAATCGGCACGGTCTGCTGCCTGATGAAGCGGCTATTCTCGCTGTTCGAAAGGCCTTGCATCCATCGGCAGGAGCAGAAGGAGCAGAAGGAGCAGAAGGAGCAGAAGGAGCAGAAGGAGCAGAAGGAGCAGAAGGAGCAGAAGGAGCAGAAGGAGCAGAAGGAGCAGAAGGAGCAGAAGGAGCAGAAGGAGCAGAAGGAGCAGAAGGAGCAACTAATTGTTCACAATTTCGCGCTCGACGTACCGACGGAAAACCTTGTCCTGACGGGGTGTCTGTTGACGTCGTCGTCGCGGTAGGCAGCGGTGTCATCCATGACATTGTGCGATACGTTACGTTTAATGAGGGTCTTCCATTTATATCGATTGCTACGGCGCCGTCCATGGATGGCTACGCGTCGGGTATGGCGGCCATGCAATTTCATGGAATTAAAGTCACAACCCGTGCTTGGCCTCCGATTGCCATCTTTGCAGAATTAAGCGTGCTGATGAAGGCTCCGTTTGCACTCGTTCAGTCTGGATTTGGAGATTTGGCGGGTAAAGTGACCTCTTTGTCCGACTGGATTTTGGCGGCGGGTCTGCACGGTGAATATTTTTGCTCGATGGCTTACGAAATGGTGTACGAGCCTCTTGAGTACGTTTTGAGTCATGCTGATGAACTGCTACGGCGTGACTCCGAAGCAGTAAAAAACCTGTTTCTTGGTCTCGTTAACGCAGGCATCGCAATGGCCGTTGTGGGCAACAGCCGCCCGTGCAGCGGCAGTGAACATCACTGCTCGCACTTTTGGGACCTGCTCGCCTTCAAAGGTATCCGTGAGCACACATCGCACGGTTTGCAGGTGGGTTATGCGGTACATTGGACGGCTTTGCTGTACAGATATTTGCTGGAGGAACGTCGACACGAACTTTTGCGGCCAGTGTTAGCGCCCGTGGTCACCGATTCATTCATTCGTTACGCCAGCGATTTCTACGGAGATGGTGACAGAGAGGTTATTGCCTTCCAACGCGAAAAAGCGCAGTGGCTTGCCAGTCATCCATACGTCATGTCGCAGCCCGACGTCGGTGTCGTTCATCGTGCATTAGTGTCCATGATGCCGGGGATGCCGATGACGACACTGTTTGATAAACTCGATGATGCGCTTTCGCGGATGGACATCCCGTTGTCTCCTGGCTTTCTTGAGATTGATGCAGAGTGGCTTCGTCAAACCTTCTACCACGCAAGAGAGCTGCGCGCACGGTTGACCATCTTTGATGTAATCGCGTCGCAGGATTGGCTCGAGGACGCCATGACAAAGATATTCCGGCCTGGGGAAAGTGTCGGGGGAAAGTGA
- the araD gene encoding L-ribulose-5-phosphate 4-epimerase has translation MEALKEQVCNANLALPQHGLVKFTWGNVSGFDRSQGLFVIKPSGVTYENLKPEDMVVVDIKGRIIEGKLNPSSDTSTHLALYQAFPELGGIVHTHSTWATIWAQAGRSIPALGTTHADYYYGEIPCTRPMTADEINGAYEYETGNVIVDTLRRIQPSSMPGVLVHSHAPFCWGKDADEAVHNAVVLEEVAKLAYHSLALNPTLRPMDQTLLDKHYLRKHGPGAYYGQDEAHA, from the coding sequence TTGGAGGCACTCAAGGAGCAAGTATGCAACGCAAATCTCGCACTTCCACAACACGGATTGGTCAAATTCACCTGGGGTAACGTCAGCGGGTTTGACAGAAGCCAAGGTCTGTTTGTGATTAAACCGAGCGGCGTCACGTATGAAAACCTGAAGCCTGAAGATATGGTTGTGGTTGACATCAAAGGCCGCATTATCGAAGGCAAGCTCAACCCGTCGTCAGACACCTCAACCCATTTGGCGCTGTACCAAGCGTTTCCGGAACTTGGCGGTATCGTCCACACCCACTCGACTTGGGCTACCATCTGGGCGCAGGCGGGTCGGAGCATACCAGCGCTCGGGACAACGCACGCAGACTATTATTACGGGGAAATCCCCTGCACCAGACCGATGACTGCAGACGAAATCAACGGTGCGTACGAGTATGAAACAGGAAATGTGATTGTTGATACATTGAGACGGATTCAGCCCTCCTCCATGCCGGGTGTGCTGGTGCACAGTCACGCTCCGTTTTGTTGGGGCAAGGATGCGGATGAAGCTGTGCATAACGCCGTGGTACTGGAGGAAGTGGCAAAATTAGCGTATCATTCACTGGCTCTGAACCCGACCTTACGGCCTATGGACCAGACCCTGCTGGACAAACATTATCTGCGCAAACATGGGCCGGGGGCCTACTACGGGCAGGATGAAGCACATGCATAG
- a CDS encoding substrate-binding domain-containing protein — MNKKTKKLGLISAAAVGLALTVAGCGTTSGGSAGTTSGSAGASAGSFHGSSNETYYMVTFLSGIEYWKGVLAGAQAAAKDLGVKVVYTGAPQYDINQEVTTMQQVIAKKPAGILVTSINAQAMTPVINQAIAAGIPVISFDSDAPDSNRYAYLGTSNFEAGQKAADYLGKTLNGQGQVAVVSTPGELNLDQRTQGFESEMKAKYPNVQVVAVENGNSDQIKTAQVVSTLLQKYPNLSGIFATEADEGTGAATAVKEANKTSSIKIVSFDTDKATLDAIKSGQISATIAQGTWNMGFWGLMDAFTVHHDLLHPVANWQTAHVDPVPPSVDTGVTVITSQNVNAYLK, encoded by the coding sequence ATGAACAAGAAAACGAAAAAATTAGGACTCATCTCTGCTGCTGCAGTTGGTTTGGCACTGACTGTTGCAGGCTGCGGTACCACTTCAGGCGGTTCCGCGGGTACCACTAGCGGATCGGCCGGTGCATCTGCAGGCTCATTTCATGGCAGTTCGAACGAGACGTATTACATGGTCACATTCCTCTCCGGTATCGAATACTGGAAGGGGGTTTTGGCGGGGGCACAGGCGGCGGCTAAGGATCTCGGTGTGAAGGTCGTGTACACAGGCGCACCACAGTACGACATTAATCAGGAAGTCACCACGATGCAGCAGGTCATCGCGAAAAAACCAGCGGGCATCCTTGTGACATCGATTAACGCACAGGCCATGACTCCCGTTATCAATCAAGCCATTGCGGCAGGCATTCCGGTCATCTCTTTCGACTCCGATGCTCCGGACAGCAACCGCTATGCATACCTTGGCACGAGTAACTTTGAAGCCGGGCAAAAAGCCGCGGATTACCTTGGGAAAACACTCAACGGACAGGGTCAGGTGGCGGTCGTGAGCACGCCGGGTGAGCTCAACCTCGACCAGCGTACGCAAGGTTTCGAGTCCGAGATGAAGGCCAAGTATCCAAACGTCCAGGTTGTGGCAGTTGAAAATGGCAACTCCGATCAGATTAAAACAGCACAGGTTGTCTCCACACTCTTGCAAAAATATCCGAACCTGAGCGGGATTTTCGCGACCGAGGCCGACGAGGGAACTGGCGCGGCAACGGCTGTAAAGGAAGCCAATAAGACTTCTTCCATCAAAATTGTTTCGTTTGATACGGACAAGGCGACTCTCGACGCCATCAAGAGCGGGCAAATCAGTGCGACCATCGCACAAGGTACCTGGAACATGGGCTTTTGGGGCCTGATGGACGCATTCACTGTCCATCACGATTTGTTGCACCCAGTTGCAAATTGGCAGACGGCTCATGTCGATCCGGTGCCGCCGAGCGTAGACACTGGCGTCACAGTCATCACGAGCCAGAACGTAAACGCGTACCTGAAATAA
- the araA gene encoding L-arabinose isomerase, protein MIQIHPFKFWFVTGSQHLYGDDTLAEVAQHARQITQALTESGMLPYAIEFKPVVTTPEAIRNVLAEANNHPDCAGVIAWMHTFSPAKMWITGLAELRKPILHLHTQFNQDVPWSSIDMDFMNLNQSAHGDREFGFIGARLRMARKVVAGHWQSARVQHRMAQWMRVAAAIADGLDTKIARFGDNMRNVAVTEGDKVEAQMKFGWSVNGYGVGDLVEHINAVKEGSLNALLDEYRTLYRITPGADTEYGWNSIREQARIELGLRSFLTDGGFKGFTTTFEDLHGMSQLPGLAVQRLMADGYGFGGEGDWKTAALLRTLKVMAGMEGTSFMEDYTYHLHEGDELVLGAHMLEVCPTIAADRPVIDVQPLGIGGKADPARLIFDGRKGRGLVASIIDMGDKFRLVVNEINAVKAEQNMPKLPVARVLWQPEPNLEVAAEAWIYAGGAHHTVFSYNITAEQLFDYTDILGIDYVLINKDTSLLELRQKLREQSRRHS, encoded by the coding sequence ATGATACAGATACATCCTTTCAAGTTTTGGTTTGTAACCGGGAGCCAGCACCTCTACGGCGATGACACGCTGGCAGAGGTGGCACAGCACGCCCGGCAAATCACACAAGCTCTCACTGAATCCGGAATGCTGCCGTATGCAATTGAGTTTAAGCCGGTAGTCACCACTCCGGAGGCCATACGGAACGTTTTGGCCGAAGCAAATAACCATCCCGATTGCGCCGGCGTTATTGCCTGGATGCACACATTCTCCCCTGCCAAAATGTGGATTACCGGGCTCGCGGAGCTGAGAAAACCCATTCTCCATTTACACACTCAGTTCAACCAGGACGTTCCGTGGAGCTCCATTGATATGGACTTTATGAATCTCAACCAGTCTGCCCATGGAGATAGAGAATTCGGTTTTATTGGTGCCCGTTTGCGCATGGCGCGTAAGGTTGTCGCAGGCCATTGGCAGTCTGCGCGCGTACAGCATCGGATGGCGCAGTGGATGCGTGTCGCGGCTGCGATAGCGGACGGACTCGACACTAAGATAGCGCGGTTTGGCGACAACATGAGGAACGTAGCCGTTACCGAGGGCGACAAGGTCGAAGCACAAATGAAGTTTGGCTGGTCAGTGAACGGCTACGGGGTCGGTGACTTAGTTGAACATATCAACGCGGTCAAGGAAGGTTCTTTGAACGCCCTGCTTGATGAATACCGCACGCTCTACCGAATTACGCCTGGCGCTGACACCGAGTACGGTTGGAACTCGATTCGTGAACAAGCCCGCATTGAACTCGGACTCCGCTCTTTTCTTACCGACGGTGGATTTAAAGGTTTTACCACCACGTTCGAAGACCTGCACGGGATGTCCCAGTTGCCTGGACTCGCGGTTCAGCGCTTGATGGCTGACGGGTACGGATTTGGCGGTGAAGGTGACTGGAAGACCGCCGCACTGCTGCGAACGCTGAAGGTGATGGCTGGCATGGAGGGCACGTCCTTCATGGAGGACTACACCTATCACCTGCACGAGGGTGACGAACTTGTCCTCGGTGCTCATATGCTCGAGGTATGCCCAACGATTGCAGCAGACAGGCCTGTGATTGACGTGCAGCCGCTTGGCATCGGTGGCAAGGCTGACCCGGCGAGGTTGATATTTGACGGTCGCAAAGGCCGGGGTCTTGTAGCTTCCATCATCGACATGGGCGACAAGTTCCGTCTCGTGGTGAACGAAATTAACGCGGTGAAAGCAGAACAGAACATGCCGAAACTGCCTGTAGCACGAGTCCTATGGCAACCGGAACCAAATCTTGAAGTGGCGGCTGAGGCATGGATTTACGCGGGAGGGGCTCACCATACCGTGTTCTCGTACAACATTACGGCGGAACAGTTGTTTGACTATACGGACATTCTCGGCATCGATTACGTGTTGATTAATAAGGATACTTCCCTCCTGGAACTGCGTCAGAAGCTAAGGGAGCAGAGCAGGCGCCACAGTTAA